GGAGACCGCTGGCGGCTCGATGGAAGAGTACGATCGCCTCGAAAACGAGTTCGCAAACCACATCGATGATGGAACCGCCTGCCACGGATTCTCGATCTGGGCGATCTACAAGGACGGAGGTGAGAAGCGTGTCGTCTGACGAAGGAGACGATGCGGGAGTTGTTCACGGCGGCGTTGAGGAAAAGGCAAGCCAAGCGTTCCGTGAAAAACTGCGGGAGAAAGAGCCGTCAGAGAAGGAGAAAGACGCGCTACTCGACGAACACGATGGGCACTTGATTCGACACACGGACTCACAATTTAGCGAGAAGGAGGACCTTGGCGATGGCGGCGGTATCCAGATGGAACGCACCGCCCAGGTGTCCGATACGTACTGTTTCACCTGTGAGGAGTGGGTTGGATTGTCGGGTGTGGACCTACGGGGAACGCCCCGCTCGAAGGCTGACGCCTTCTATTACGGCGGAATGCCCGTCGAGATACTTCAAGCGAAGAACGGCGCGGCGAAGACGCTGAACGAACTCGCGGAGGCGCTCAAAGACCGTCTCGACAGGATCGAGAACCGTGAGGAGGCTTACGAGTTCATCAGCGACGAATTGGAGGGAATTCGGGATGATTGACGAACAACTTGCCCGCGGAACTGATCGCAGGATCTCCGTTGGCGAGTCGTGGGAAACGTTCGCTGGCTACCTCCAGGGGTTCGGAGTTGGAATGGGTCTGGCGGCGCTAGGATTCCTCGTCTGGCCGTCGCATGCGTCTCCATCGGCCGGAGTTATCGCGATCGTCGCGATCGTCTTCAGTTACGTGATAGAGAAGCGGCTTGCTGGGGGTGCCCAATGACAGACGATCGGGCCCGCGCACTCTGTCACCGGAGAAGCCGATCTCGACGTGACCGGGCCCGGTTTTTCTCGACGAGAATCGAGATCGCCGATATGCACACGAGCACTCGATCGGCCGTGTGTACGAGCGGGCGGTCGCGGTCGCGATCGGGACCCACCCGGATGCGGGTGCGTTCTCGGGGGTATATGAACTTTATATACGGGAGTGGTGTTCAGTCAGTCGAGTTTTGCCACTCTCAGGAGGTCGTGTGAACGATGCTGGGAATCATTCCCAGAAATAGAGCGCTGATATTACAACGAGGAACCCGGTTGGAGCTGCTAGTTTCAGTGCCAAGGACCAAGAATCAATGAATGAGAATAGTGTTGAGTACATTGGATCGCCCGGTCCGATATTTGGACCAGCACTCAGAATTGCTGAAGCGGCGTATATTCCAACGAACAGCATGATTGCGGTTGCGCCCATTCCGACGAGCACCTTTGCAGGATCGCTCATATTTGATTTGGTCGAAGCCTTATCGTTTAAAGAACTCGATAAAACCAACAATAAACTATGAGAATACGTACTGACGGCGATTACAGCCATCGCGAGGACGTGATCGACGCCGCTGCGGAGCGGCTCGACGTGAACAAGACGAGAGCAGTGCTACTGAGTGCGGATGCAGTCGGGTCGCTCCTGGACGAGCTGGAGGACGCACTGGCCCACGAGGAGATTCCGCCGAAGGTCGCCCGGGAGATCGCCGAGCAGGTCGAGACGCGAAAGTGGTCGCTGGAGTACGATCCGCACGAGTTTCGGTTTGAGCAGAAGTAACAACGAATTCTCGATTCTTTATCAATAATTTATTGGATGGTTGAGTGTAACCATCTCTTATGGATCGCCGATCGATAATAGTCATCTCCCTCACGGTGCTCGTAATGTTATCAGGATGTTCGACATTAGGGCTTGGGGGTCCTACTATTACGGAATCCGAGACAGGAGTCACATCTGATGGGATACCGTATTTAGAATTCGAGTATACTACTGACGATTACGCGACTGCACTATTAGAAAATCCAGAAAACCAGATTGTGGACAAACGAGAGCTATCCCCTGAGGAAAACAGATCTGCCCTTGCAATAGGTGAACCTCAATCAGGATCGTACACCCTAGTCCTGCAACAAGGTGGGGAAACTCAGGTGGAGAAAAATCTCGATTATGATGGACCATCGCCGCAAATTGAAAGCGTAGACCCGAAATGGACAGGGTCTACATTGAAGGAAATTTCAATCACTGTGTCCAACTCGGGAGATCTTCCTACTCGTGTTTCTGCAGCTTCATACTCATCGGTTGGTGAAACAGTTGAAGATGACTCGATGTACGAATGGGTCGAAGCAAACAGCAGTAACACAATCACCCTAACAAGTGGGTACCAAGAGGCAGTCCGCGTTGAGGAGCCAGGCGACGCAACGGTTTCAGTTCAGTTGGAAACAACCAACAAAACGCTATCAACATCGTTTACGAAATCATTTGAAGGGCCAAATTTGGAAATTGAATCTGTCAACCCAAACTGGGAAGGTGGCGACCTTGACAGTGCAGAGGTATTAGTTGAAAATATTGGAGATATGTCGACAATAGCAAACGCCTCGATAGAGCACAATGGCGAGACCTTAGCATACAGTGGAAACTCTTCAATTGGCGCAGGAGAGTCTGCTCTGATGGAGATAACAAGCCTAGGAAATATCTACTATGCCGAAAACGCGGGGGACGTCAATCTTGATTTGATTGTGGACGGGGAATCTCAACACCTTAGCCGAACGATTTCACACAAAGTACAGGACGCTAACGTTTCCATTTCATCATTTTTGACCAGTTGGGGTAATGGAGAACTGAATAGTGCCACAGCTGAAGTCACCAATAACGGTGAAGTTGATGGTGATGTCAGAGTTAGTATTCTTGTCGATGGCACTGAAGTTAGTGGGTATGATACCGTCGTAAAAGCGGGGGATTCGCGGTCTTTCGATTTCGATAGTTATGACACACTATATTCTGCCACATCAGGGGGTACTTATGACGTTACTTTTGAAGTAAGCGGGGTAGATGGGGACGATTCAAAGACCCGATCGAAAACATTTGATGGCCTTGATACATCTATTTCCAGTATAGATTCTTCGTTTACTGGGAATTATGACTCTGAAACTTCAGACCTTCTATCTCTGAACTTTAACGTTCGGAATCGTGGCGATGTTGTCTTGGTGTACGATGCGATCGAAGTGGAAATTGGTTCAGATTCTACACAGGAGTCATTATCTTTTGCTTCAGAAGTAGCACCAGGAGGATCAAAGACCGAATACTTTCATGGAGATCTAACTGTAGATAACGGAGAGTACACAATGACAGTAACACTGCTAAACGATGGCGAAGAAGTAGGATCTGCGCAAACCTCAGTTTCGGTATCCGGGTAGCTCTCAAACAGATTTGAGGATTTGCTGGCCAGAGCTTTTGATTTCGACTCTTTGAAAAAAGGTGGGTGAAGGCATCCACGGGTCGGGTGGTCAGGCCCGACTCATCATTACCTGAGGGCGCCGGGTACTTATTGATAGTAACGTTCAGCCTCCGAAGTCTGATTCACTTAATTTCCCTTCCACCCACATTTTCCCTTTGTTTGTAATTTCATAGTATCCGTCGCCATCTCTTGTAACAAAATCGTGTTCAAGCAGTTCGTTTAGTCTGAGTTGGACGGTGGAATATCCAATTTCTTGCCCGTGTCGGTTGAGGTTTCTATACAGAGCTTTTGGCGGAAGCTCGAGGTCTTTCTCGTAGAGGAAATCTAGGATGACGGAATCACTCAATGTCATCCACCTCGGCTTCGGTCGCATTTCCTCGGATATCGAACTCTTCATTAATATTTCCGACTGGTGTGGTAGAATTGTAGGTCATCTAACCTCATAATTAGGTTGTATGGCCTAAACTATAAGTCATTGGGCTCAAAATAGGCTGGTTAACGAAGGCACCCGCGGCTGGTCGTCGCGACGATGATCACTGTGAGAAGGTGCGGACCCCGCTGGCTGTAACAGCGGGCCCGCGTGGGCCTTCGTGGAACCAGCACGAAAGCCATGTGCGAATACGCGCGACGGGATGAAAAAATCCCGCATGCCGATGATGTATCGCTTCGGAAGCCGGACCGGAACCGGTCGAAACGAACGCTCGCCGGAAATGCCGAGCGACTGAGCCATATCGAGAGCGCGGTCCGGAAGTTCCGGAAGGGTCGATTGCCGACTTTTCCCCGTACCGTCACTCGATTCGAGGCACC
This region of Halodesulfurarchaeum sp. HSR-GB genomic DNA includes:
- a CDS encoding winged-helix domain-containing protein, encoding MTLSDSVILDFLYEKDLELPPKALYRNLNRHGQEIGYSTVQLRLNELLEHDFVTRDGDGYYEITNKGKMWVEGKLSESDFGG